From Oreochromis aureus strain Israel breed Guangdong linkage group 4, ZZ_aureus, whole genome shotgun sequence, a single genomic window includes:
- the LOC116315643 gene encoding uncharacterized protein LOC116315643, which translates to MSVDGTELLFESFLQKRKDTVKMRWVTYWFRLQNTTLFFYTKKNGSASSLRGFYYIYTVQSVREVQKADRKRFIFEITMTNGKKKVLAAETEDLRKEWVGYLWQAMHLSASTTSVSEDAQLDVCEQRERLHSMAPICSHRESVMEELPIRPLSAPPPSDYIYAQPHKICPRTKDTLQPKDTLQPKDTWQPKDTWQPKETSQPQNTWQPTEQDNEEEIYQNTGKAYQNRNDDCPSDPQWSSQMSSAEAGQEGHYDVLPVRNRLYKVNPSAEAEEDVYDVPASYRKTAECHESVYDVPSSLLRTMSAHTIDDRPEEGTYWNI; encoded by the exons ATGTCTGTGGATGGGACCGAGCTGCTTTTTGAGAGCTttctacaaaaaagaaaagacacggTG AAAATGAGATGGGTCACATACTGGTTCAGGCTTCAAAACACAACCTTGTTCTTCTACACTAAGAAGAATGGAAGTGCt TCGAGCTTGAGAGGATTTTACTACATATACACA GTGCAGTCAGTGCGAGAGGTCCAGAAAGCTGACAGGAAGcgctttatttttgaaataaccATGACcaatggaaagaaaaaagtattG gCAGCAGAGACGGAGGACCTCAGGAAGGAGTGGGTGGGATATCTCTGGCAGGCCATGCATCTCTCTGCCTCTACGACCTCCGTCTCTGAGGACGCACA ACTTGATGTGTGTGAGCAGCGAGAAAGACTACATAGCATGGCACCCATCTGCTCACACCGCGAAAGTGTCATGGAGGAGCTTCCAATTCGGCCCCTCTCTGCGCCCCCTCCCTCTGACTACATCTACGCACAACCCCATAAAATCTGCCCCCGCACCAAAGACACCTTGCAACCCAAAGACACCTTGCAACCCAAAGACACCTGGCAACCCAAAGACACCTGGCAACCCAAGGAGACCTCTCAGCCCCAAAACACCTGGCAGCCCACAGAGCAGGACAACGAGGAGGAGATTTATCAGAACACAGGGAAAGCTTACCAGAATCGCAACG ATGACTGTCCCAGCGATCCCCAGTGGTCCAGCCAGATGAGTAGTGCAGAGGCCGGACAAGAAGGACACTATGATGTTTTGCCTGTTAGAAACA GGTTGTATAAGGTGAACCCGTCAGCAGAGGCAGAAGAGGACGTTTACGATGTCCCTGCGTCCTACAGAAAGACTGCTGAATGTCATG AGAGTGTTTATGACGTGCCAAGCTCACTCCTGAGAACCATGTCTGCTCACACCATAG acgATCGGCCAGAGGAAGGAACCTACTGGAATATATGA
- the rhot1a gene encoding mitochondrial Rho GTPase 1-A isoform X1 → MRKDVRILLVGEPKVGKTSLIMSLVSEEFPDEVPLRAEEITIPADVTPERVPTHIVDYSEAEQSDEQLYQEISKANVICIVYSVNNKKSIEKVTSHWIPLINDRTDKDSRVPLILVGNKSDLVEHSSMETILPIMNQYQDIETCVECSAKNLKNISELFYYAQKAVLHPTGPLYCPEEKELKPSCIKALTRIFKISDLDNDGILNDSELNFFQRTCFNTPLAPQALEDVKNVVRRNMMDGVKDNGLTLKGFLFLHTLFIQRGRHETTWTVLRRFGYDDDLELTQEYLFPMIKILPDCTTELNHNAYLFLQSVFDKHDKDRDCALSPEEVKDLFKVFPYMPWGPDVNNTVCTNEQGWLTYQGYLSQWTLTTYLDVQRSLEYLGYLGYSIIYEQESQAAAITVTRNKRIDLQKKQTQRSVFRCNVLGARGSGKSGFLQAFLGRNLQRQRRIREEHKSFYAISTTYVYGQEKYLLLHEVMPDFDFLTETDLSCDVVCLVYDINNPRSFEYCAKVYKQYFIDSKTPCVVIAAKSDLHEVRQHYSLSPHDFCRKHKLHPPQPFTCSTNEAPSKDIYTRLTTMAMYPHMAQADLKNSTFWLRASVGATVFAVLGFAMYRALLKQR, encoded by the exons CTAAGGTGGGGAAGACGTCCCTGATTATGTCTTTAGTCAGTGAGGAGTTTCCAGATGAG GTTCCACTCCGAGCTGAAGAGATCACCATCCCAGCTGATGTCACCCCGGAGAGGGTGCCCACACACATTGTGGACTACTCGG AAGCAGAGCAGTCAGATGAGCAGCTGTATCAGGAAATATCCAAG GCTAATGTTATCTGCATAGTTTACTCAGTCAACAACAAGAAGTCGATTGAGAAG GTGACGAGCCACTGGATTCCTCTCATAAACGACAGAACGGACAAAGACAGCAG GGTGCCATTGATTCTTGTGGGGAACAAGTCAGACCTGGTGGAGCACAGCAGCATGGAGACCATCCTACCAATCATGAATCAATACCAGGATATTGAGACGTGTGTAGAG TGCTCTGCAAAAAACCTGAAGAATATCTCCGAGCTGTTCTACTACGCCCAGAAGGCCGTTCTCCACCCAACAGGACCCCTGTACTGCCCAGAGGAGAAGGAG CTGAAGCCTTCATGCATTAAGGCTTTAACCAGAATATTTAAAATCTCTGACCTGGACAATGACGGCATCCTTAATGACAGCGAGCTCAACTTCTTTCAG AGAACATGCTTCAATACACCACTGGCACCCCAGGCGTTAGAGGACGTAAAGAACGTGGTCAGAAGAAACATGATGGATGGAGTCAAAGACAACGGGCTCACGCTCAAAG gcTTCCTCTTCCTGCACACCCTCTTCATACAGCGAGGTCGGCACGAGACCACATGGACCGTGCTGAGGAGGTTCGGTTATGACGACGACCTGGAGCTCACGCAGGAGTACCTGTTCCCCAT GATAAAGATCCTTCCAGACTGCACCACGGAGCTTAACCACAACGCTTACCTCTTTCTGCAGAGCGTCTTTGACAAGCATGACAAA GACAGAGACTGCGCGCTGTCGCCAGAGGAGGTGAAAGACTTGTTCAAAGTGTTTCCCTACATGCCCTGGGGTCCAGATGTAAACAACACAGTTTGCACTAATGAACAGGGATGGCTCACATACCAGGGATACCTCTCCCAGTGGAC GTTAACAACATATCTAGACGTGCAGCGCAGTTTGGAGTACTTGGGTTACCTCGGCTACTCTATCATCTATGAGCAGGAATCCCAAGCGGCTGCAATTACAG TGACCCGTAACAAGCGCATTGACCTGCAGAAGAAGCAGACCCAGCGCAGTGTCTTCCGCTGCAACGTTTTAGGAGCACGGGGCAGCGGGAAGAGCGGCTTCCTCCAAGCATTCCTCGGCAGGAACCTGCAG CGACAGAGGCGGATTAGAGAAGAGCACAAGTCCTTCTATGCCATCAGCACGACTTACGTTTACGGTCAGGAGAAGTACCTGCTG CTCCACGAGGTGATGCCGGATTTTGACTTCCTGACGGAGACAGACTTGTCCTGCGATGTGGTCTGCCTGGTGTATGACATCAACAATCCTCGCTCATTTGAGTACTGCGCAAAAGTGTACAAG CAATACTTCATAGACAGCAAGACGCCGTGTGTGGTGATAGCCGCCAAGTCGGACCTGCACGAGGTGCGGCAGCACTACAGCCTCTCGCCGCATGACTTCTGCCGGAAGCACAAGCTCCACCCACCCCAGCCTTTCACCTGCAGCACGAACGAAGCCCCCAGCAAAGACATCTACACTAGACTCACCACCATGGCCATGTACCC GCACATGGCTCAGGCAGACCTGAAGAACTCCACCTTTTGGCTGAGGGCGAGCGTCGGTGCCACAGTGTTTGCCGTGCTGGGCTTCGCCATGTACAGAGCGCTTCTCAAACAGCGGTGA
- the rhot1a gene encoding mitochondrial Rho GTPase 1-A isoform X2, whose protein sequence is MRKDVRILLVGEPKVGKTSLIMSLVSEEFPDEVPLRAEEITIPADVTPERVPTHIVDYSAEQSDEQLYQEISKANVICIVYSVNNKKSIEKVTSHWIPLINDRTDKDSRVPLILVGNKSDLVEHSSMETILPIMNQYQDIETCVECSAKNLKNISELFYYAQKAVLHPTGPLYCPEEKELKPSCIKALTRIFKISDLDNDGILNDSELNFFQRTCFNTPLAPQALEDVKNVVRRNMMDGVKDNGLTLKGFLFLHTLFIQRGRHETTWTVLRRFGYDDDLELTQEYLFPMIKILPDCTTELNHNAYLFLQSVFDKHDKDRDCALSPEEVKDLFKVFPYMPWGPDVNNTVCTNEQGWLTYQGYLSQWTLTTYLDVQRSLEYLGYLGYSIIYEQESQAAAITVTRNKRIDLQKKQTQRSVFRCNVLGARGSGKSGFLQAFLGRNLQRQRRIREEHKSFYAISTTYVYGQEKYLLLHEVMPDFDFLTETDLSCDVVCLVYDINNPRSFEYCAKVYKQYFIDSKTPCVVIAAKSDLHEVRQHYSLSPHDFCRKHKLHPPQPFTCSTNEAPSKDIYTRLTTMAMYPHMAQADLKNSTFWLRASVGATVFAVLGFAMYRALLKQR, encoded by the exons CTAAGGTGGGGAAGACGTCCCTGATTATGTCTTTAGTCAGTGAGGAGTTTCCAGATGAG GTTCCACTCCGAGCTGAAGAGATCACCATCCCAGCTGATGTCACCCCGGAGAGGGTGCCCACACACATTGTGGACTACTCGG CAGAGCAGTCAGATGAGCAGCTGTATCAGGAAATATCCAAG GCTAATGTTATCTGCATAGTTTACTCAGTCAACAACAAGAAGTCGATTGAGAAG GTGACGAGCCACTGGATTCCTCTCATAAACGACAGAACGGACAAAGACAGCAG GGTGCCATTGATTCTTGTGGGGAACAAGTCAGACCTGGTGGAGCACAGCAGCATGGAGACCATCCTACCAATCATGAATCAATACCAGGATATTGAGACGTGTGTAGAG TGCTCTGCAAAAAACCTGAAGAATATCTCCGAGCTGTTCTACTACGCCCAGAAGGCCGTTCTCCACCCAACAGGACCCCTGTACTGCCCAGAGGAGAAGGAG CTGAAGCCTTCATGCATTAAGGCTTTAACCAGAATATTTAAAATCTCTGACCTGGACAATGACGGCATCCTTAATGACAGCGAGCTCAACTTCTTTCAG AGAACATGCTTCAATACACCACTGGCACCCCAGGCGTTAGAGGACGTAAAGAACGTGGTCAGAAGAAACATGATGGATGGAGTCAAAGACAACGGGCTCACGCTCAAAG gcTTCCTCTTCCTGCACACCCTCTTCATACAGCGAGGTCGGCACGAGACCACATGGACCGTGCTGAGGAGGTTCGGTTATGACGACGACCTGGAGCTCACGCAGGAGTACCTGTTCCCCAT GATAAAGATCCTTCCAGACTGCACCACGGAGCTTAACCACAACGCTTACCTCTTTCTGCAGAGCGTCTTTGACAAGCATGACAAA GACAGAGACTGCGCGCTGTCGCCAGAGGAGGTGAAAGACTTGTTCAAAGTGTTTCCCTACATGCCCTGGGGTCCAGATGTAAACAACACAGTTTGCACTAATGAACAGGGATGGCTCACATACCAGGGATACCTCTCCCAGTGGAC GTTAACAACATATCTAGACGTGCAGCGCAGTTTGGAGTACTTGGGTTACCTCGGCTACTCTATCATCTATGAGCAGGAATCCCAAGCGGCTGCAATTACAG TGACCCGTAACAAGCGCATTGACCTGCAGAAGAAGCAGACCCAGCGCAGTGTCTTCCGCTGCAACGTTTTAGGAGCACGGGGCAGCGGGAAGAGCGGCTTCCTCCAAGCATTCCTCGGCAGGAACCTGCAG CGACAGAGGCGGATTAGAGAAGAGCACAAGTCCTTCTATGCCATCAGCACGACTTACGTTTACGGTCAGGAGAAGTACCTGCTG CTCCACGAGGTGATGCCGGATTTTGACTTCCTGACGGAGACAGACTTGTCCTGCGATGTGGTCTGCCTGGTGTATGACATCAACAATCCTCGCTCATTTGAGTACTGCGCAAAAGTGTACAAG CAATACTTCATAGACAGCAAGACGCCGTGTGTGGTGATAGCCGCCAAGTCGGACCTGCACGAGGTGCGGCAGCACTACAGCCTCTCGCCGCATGACTTCTGCCGGAAGCACAAGCTCCACCCACCCCAGCCTTTCACCTGCAGCACGAACGAAGCCCCCAGCAAAGACATCTACACTAGACTCACCACCATGGCCATGTACCC GCACATGGCTCAGGCAGACCTGAAGAACTCCACCTTTTGGCTGAGGGCGAGCGTCGGTGCCACAGTGTTTGCCGTGCTGGGCTTCGCCATGTACAGAGCGCTTCTCAAACAGCGGTGA